The Actinocatenispora sera genome has a window encoding:
- a CDS encoding YbjN domain-containing protein: MTDAEITELIEQSLAAAELDWERTGEASYAVTLPGTHKLKTTCNLIVGQHTLRIEAFVMRQPDENREQLWAYLLRRNARMYAVSFAIDTVGDVYLMGRVPLAAVTADELDRLLGSVLTYADESFDEMLEIGFGSAIRREWEWRVKRGESLANLRAFAHFADPTRQR, encoded by the coding sequence ATGACGGACGCCGAGATCACCGAGCTGATCGAGCAGAGCCTGGCCGCCGCGGAGCTGGACTGGGAGCGTACCGGCGAGGCCAGCTACGCGGTGACGCTGCCGGGCACGCACAAGCTGAAGACCACCTGCAACCTGATCGTCGGCCAGCACACGCTGCGCATCGAGGCGTTCGTGATGCGGCAGCCGGACGAGAACCGCGAGCAGCTCTGGGCGTACCTGCTGCGCCGCAACGCCCGGATGTACGCGGTGTCGTTCGCCATCGACACCGTCGGCGACGTGTACCTGATGGGCCGGGTACCGCTGGCCGCGGTCACCGCCGACGAGCTGGACCGGCTGCTCGGTTCGGTGCTGACCTACGCGGACGAGAGCTTCGACGAGATGCTGGAGATCGGCTTCGGCTCGGCGATCCGGCGCGAATGGGAGTGGCGGGTCAAGCGCGGCGAGTCGCTCGCCAACCTGCGCGCCTTCGCGCACTTCGCCGACCCCACCCGGCAACGCTGA
- a CDS encoding globin domain-containing protein has translation MTDASSDYEQLLALHHAMQLRRSLREEGRSAAPIAARRPTGYPAREGDQALMVASLETIGSSADEVVRSFYAQLFLGRPYLRGLFPAGLRADGDRLFNALIGLAEALSDLPRLVERLEQLGRDHRKYGIRPAHYDAVRQALVGALREHAGAGWRPEYEQAWLRAYDFAAAVMQAAGAASTDPPYWQGTIVAHHRPYLDIAVMKVRTDVAYRYRAGQYTTIEVPAVPRAWRPYSMATAPRPDGVLEFHVRAIDLGQVSTALVHDMGVGSTLRLGPPMGSAVIATTGERPLLVVAGGTGLAPCRAIVEQVLTTQPGRPIRLIFGARQTQELYNLPILAQLAERYPALTLVPVATDDPDFPGPRGALPELVSSTGPWHEHEVYLSGPPGLVHALDRVLARLRVPPAQIHHDPVPD, from the coding sequence ATGACCGACGCGAGCTCCGACTACGAGCAGCTGCTCGCGCTGCACCACGCCATGCAGCTGCGTCGGTCCCTGCGCGAGGAAGGGCGCAGCGCCGCGCCGATCGCCGCCCGCCGGCCCACCGGCTACCCGGCGCGGGAGGGCGACCAGGCGCTGATGGTGGCGAGCCTGGAGACTATCGGTTCGTCCGCCGACGAGGTGGTCCGCTCGTTCTACGCGCAGCTGTTCCTGGGCCGGCCGTACCTGCGGGGGCTGTTCCCGGCCGGGCTGCGGGCCGACGGCGACCGGCTGTTCAACGCGCTGATCGGGCTGGCCGAGGCGCTGTCCGACCTGCCCCGGCTGGTCGAACGGCTGGAGCAGCTCGGCCGCGACCACCGCAAGTACGGGATCCGCCCGGCGCACTACGACGCGGTGCGGCAGGCGCTGGTCGGCGCGCTGCGCGAGCATGCCGGCGCCGGCTGGCGCCCGGAGTACGAGCAGGCCTGGCTGCGGGCGTACGACTTCGCCGCGGCGGTGATGCAGGCGGCCGGGGCGGCGTCCACCGACCCGCCGTACTGGCAGGGCACGATCGTCGCGCACCACCGGCCCTACCTGGACATCGCGGTGATGAAGGTGCGCACCGACGTGGCCTACCGCTACCGCGCCGGGCAGTACACGACGATCGAGGTGCCGGCGGTGCCGCGGGCGTGGCGGCCGTACTCGATGGCCACCGCGCCGCGCCCCGACGGCGTACTGGAGTTCCACGTCCGGGCGATCGACCTCGGCCAGGTGTCGACCGCGCTGGTGCACGACATGGGGGTCGGCTCGACGCTGCGGTTGGGCCCGCCGATGGGCTCGGCGGTGATCGCGACGACCGGCGAGCGGCCGCTGCTGGTCGTCGCCGGCGGGACCGGCCTCGCGCCGTGCCGGGCCATCGTCGAGCAGGTGCTCACCACCCAGCCGGGCCGGCCCATCAGGCTGATCTTCGGCGCCCGGCAGACCCAGGAGCTGTACAACCTGCCGATCCTGGCGCAGCTGGCCGAGCGGTACCCGGCGCTCACCCTGGTGCCGGTGGCGACCGACGACCCGGACTTCCCGGGGCCGCGCGGCGCGCTGCCGGAGCTGGTGTCCTCGACCGGCCCGTGGCACGAGCACGAGGTCTACCTCTCCGGCCCGCCGGGCCTGGTGCACGCCCTCGACCGCGTCCTGGCCCGCCTGCGGGTCCCCCCGGCGCAGATCCACCACGACCCGGTCCCCGACTGA